ATTAATGTTTTGCCCTCAAGGTCAGCTGGACTATTTGGCGCCGTTGCATTGCCTTCACCAGTTACAGTTATTGTTACATTGGTTTCGGCGTATTTTTGTCCATCAGCGGTTCGAACAGTAATAGTCACTGTGGTTGTCAGCTCAATAGTTTCAGCTTTTTTCAAAATTTATCCCAAAACCATATAGGTTTCATACGGTTGCAAACTAATAATTCCTT
Above is a genomic segment from Culicoidibacter larvae containing:
- a CDS encoding VCBS domain-containing protein is translated as MKKAETIELTTTVTITVRTADGQKYAETNVTITVTGEGNATAPNSPADLEGKTLIFGLPVTG